A section of the Pochonia chlamydosporia 170 chromosome 2, whole genome shotgun sequence genome encodes:
- a CDS encoding synaptobrevin domain-containing protein, which produces MTSSVAESNDGLTANMSRYTNEGGVAKHERVAALRTNLKETKAIVEGNCQALRQNGEYLEETGRRMENLASSAEGLHFGAKRVRKQMWFKDMKSRVCICSGVIIILLVVVVTSSEYIAVNSYL; this is translated from the exons ATGACAAGCTCAGTGGCCGAGTCTAACGATGGATTGACGGCGAATATGTCTCGCTATACTAACGAAGGCGGAGTTGCGAAGCACGAGAGGGTCGCAGCTTTACGGACA AATCTTAAGGAGACCAAGGCTATAGTTGAAGGAAATTGCCAAGCACTTCGCCAAAATGGTGAATATCTGGAGGAGACTGGGCGTCGAATGGAGAACTTAGCAAGTTCGGCGGAAGGGCTTCACTTTGGTGCCAAAAGGGTACGCAAACAGATGTGGTTCAAGGATATGAAGTCTCGCGTATGCATATGCTCTGGCGTTATTATCAttctgttggttgttgtcgTTACCTCCAGTGAGTACATTGCTGTCAACAGCTACCTGTGA